One window of Pseudomonadota bacterium genomic DNA carries:
- a CDS encoding group II intron maturase-specific domain-containing protein — protein FQNENDANRFRHELDERLAGFGLEIAPEKTKVIKFGPTAESGAKRDGGKPETFDFLGFTHYCSRTRDGKRFRMKRVTARKKFTLKIRIFKDWLRANRTLPTRELMEKVALKLQGHFAYYGVTDNSKGVNRFAYEVRCLLFKWLNRRGKRRCMSWEKFSLLLKKFPLPQPRIMVNLLTWM, from the coding sequence GTTTTCAAAATGAAAACGACGCAAACCGTTTTCGTCACGAACTCGATGAGCGACTGGCTGGATTCGGACTTGAGATCGCCCCGGAAAAGACCAAGGTAATCAAATTTGGTCCGACCGCTGAATCAGGTGCAAAGAGAGATGGCGGTAAGCCGGAAACCTTCGATTTTCTAGGATTTACACACTACTGTAGTCGGACAAGAGACGGCAAGCGATTTCGGATGAAGCGGGTGACTGCACGTAAGAAGTTTACCCTTAAAATCCGCATATTTAAAGATTGGCTGAGAGCCAATAGAACCTTGCCTACACGTGAGCTTATGGAAAAAGTGGCATTAAAATTACAAGGTCACTTTGCCTATTATGGAGTAACAGACAACTCGAAAGGTGTAAATCGATTTGCCTATGAGGTACGCTGTCTTTTATTCAAATGGCTCAACCGACGAGGGAAACGGAGATGTATGAGCTGGGAGAAATTTAGTCTCTTGCTCAAGAAGTTCCCGCTACCTCAACCGCGAATAATGGTAAATCTTCTCACTTGGATGTGA